A genomic window from Glycine soja cultivar W05 chromosome 10, ASM419377v2, whole genome shotgun sequence includes:
- the LOC114372016 gene encoding uncharacterized protein LOC114372016, with protein MDNMACNKGQRLRKAKKKQVKDELDRLKQAEKKKRRLEKALATSAAIISELEKKKQKKKEEQQRLDEEGAAIAEAVALHVLLGEDSDDSCNVVINDCECKTWNYNHKLGLFMDERRACFPHLDGGTWSVSAESGKWSFTSGPLEKNVYEPLYEEAGWGPTGFSVDLIAAQAVRSLHIAKEADEARIIF; from the coding sequence ATGGATAACATGGCATGTAATAAAGGGCAACGCTTGAGAAAGGCAAAGAAGAAGCAGGTGAAAGATGAGTTGGATAGACTGAAACAggctgaaaagaaaaagaggcgCCTGGAAAAAGCTCTAGCTACTTCTGCTGCCATCATTTCCGAACTGGAGAAAAAGAagcagaaaaagaaagaagagcaaCAAAGACTCGATGAAGAGGGTGCCGCAATTGCTGAAGCAGTGGCTCTGCATGTTCTACTCGGCGAAGACTCGGACGATTCTTGTAATGTTGTTATAAATGACTGTGAATGCAAGACCTGGAATTATAATCATAAGCTAGGCCTCTTCATGGATGAAAGAAGAGCTTGTTTTCCTCATCTAGATGGTGGTACGTGGTCTGTCTCTGCTGAAAGCGGCAAATGGTCCTTCACATCCGGCCCTCTTGAGAAGAACGTGTATGAACCCCTATATGAAGAAGCAGGATGGGGTCCTACTGGATTCTCTGTTGATCTTATAGCAGCACAAGCAGTTAGATCACTCCATATTGCAAAGGAGGCGGATGAAGCAAGGATTATCTTCTAA
- the LOC114371824 gene encoding deSI-like protein At4g17486, whose translation MVKVMLHIYDVTNGSESKKRTIVGINNVLYGTIGLGGIFHSAVQVYGDDEWSFGFCEGGDTGVFRCPAGKNTMYKYRKSFVLGDTNFNFFQVIEMLTQLSREWRGDSYDPLSKNCNHFCDEFCARLGVEKLPGWVNRFANAGDVTRERVENAALRFRKAKTNIVSASKVAYRFLFGGFTKNNVKTDLDSSPRKSNRGGGSPRVQAVLLKSLISRTKPFRCLSSSWKRSELEPQQQTRNKI comes from the exons ATGGTAAAAGTGATGCTGCACATATACGATGTGACCAATGGGTCGGAGAGCAAGAAGAGAACCATTGTTGGCATCAACAACGTCTTATATGGCACTATTGGTCTCGGTGGTATATTCCACAGCGCGGTTCAG GTTTATGGAGATGATGAATGGTCATTTGGATTCTGTGAGGGAGGAGATACTGGAGTTTTTAGATGCCCTGCGGGAAAGAACACGATGTATAAATATCGCAAATCATTTGTTCTAGGGGATACTAACTTCAACTTTTTCCAGGTAATAGAAATGTTAACTCAACTTAGTAGAGAATGGCGTGGAGATTCCTATGACCCCTTGTCCAAAAACTGCAACCACTTCTGTGATGAATTCTGTGCAAGGCTGGGTGTGGAAAAACTTCCTG GCTGGGTTAATAGGTTTGCTAACGCTGGTGATGTTACTAGGGAAAGGGTTGAGAATGCAGCATTACGG TTCCGGAAAGCCAAAACAAATATTGTATCAGCAAGCAAAGTTGCATACCGGTTCCTCTTTGGcggttttacaaaaaataatgttaaaactGATCTGGATTCTTCCCCTAGAAAATCCAATAGAGGAGGAGGATCTCCTAGAGTTCAAGCTGTTTTGTTGAAAAGCCTTATTAGCCGCACCAAACCATTCAGGTGTTTAAGCTCTAGCTGGAAACGGAGTGAGCTTGAGCCTCAACAACAAACACGAAACAAAATATGA